One stretch of Rosistilla oblonga DNA includes these proteins:
- the polA gene encoding DNA polymerase I: MTDALIKRLFLLDGMALIYRAHFAMVRSPRYTSGNVCTSAVFGMTNAILDILKREQPTHIAAVFDTAAPTHRHEEYPEYKAQRDAMPEDLSSQIPLVFRLFEAFNIPVITIDGYEADDIIGTLAHQAEQQQFTTYMVTPDKDFQQLLTDNIYIYRPGRQGSNHEVVGVPEVLEKWGLENVRQFIDILGLMGDASDNIPGIKGIGEKTAQKLIGQFGSIENLLQSTDKLKGKQRERVEQGAEDAILSKRLATILLDVPHQIDLDSLKAKEFDKDRLSELFMELEFETFGKRMLGKSFSVGATKAKVVREKREAEIQQQLFFDEPVDEKTIHNSPHEYHTITTAAERADLVEKLMGQKRICFDTETTGLNPREAEPLGLAFAIAPNEAYYVVCGESAEATNEVLEQFRPVFENEAIEKVGHNLKYDISLLKWQGIEVRGALFDTMLAHSMKEPEMRHGLDYLAKLYLGYTPIPTSDLIGPKGKDQKNMRDVPLEQLAQYACEDADVTWRVNEVLRDDIEKRGVSQVCYEVECPLIPVLVDMEFEGIRLDVDSLAVYSKHLEGEIADLTARIHSAAGREFNIDSPKQLGVVLFEELQIDDKPKKTATGQYSTRESELLRLSGRHEIVQDILDYRSAVKLKSTYVDQLPAAVNPKTGRLHTHYSQTWTATGRMQSNDPNLQTIPIRKARGKEIRAAFVPRNDDYLILSADYSQIELRIMAELSQDAGMIEAFTSGEDIHSVTASKVYKVDLADVTREMRDKAKTVNFGILYGISAFGLQQRLNIPRGEASELIDNYFEKYPGVQTYIDATIEFAKENGYVVTKTGRRRYLRDITSRNHSARTASERLAMNSPIQGTAADMLKLAMIKVHAALRAAELKTKMLLTVHDEIVFDLHKSEQETAIPLIEEAMRTAFPMSVPIVVETGVGNNWLEAH, translated from the coding sequence ATGACCGACGCACTAATCAAACGGCTGTTCTTGTTGGACGGTATGGCGCTGATCTATCGCGCCCACTTTGCCATGGTCCGCAGCCCCCGCTACACCTCCGGCAACGTCTGCACGTCGGCGGTGTTTGGCATGACCAATGCCATCTTGGATATCTTGAAGCGGGAGCAACCGACGCACATCGCAGCGGTCTTCGATACCGCCGCGCCGACTCATCGGCACGAGGAGTATCCGGAATACAAGGCGCAGCGCGATGCGATGCCAGAAGATCTCTCCAGCCAGATTCCGCTGGTCTTTCGTCTGTTCGAAGCGTTCAACATCCCCGTGATCACGATCGATGGTTACGAGGCGGACGACATCATCGGCACGCTTGCTCATCAAGCCGAACAGCAGCAGTTTACGACCTACATGGTCACTCCCGATAAAGACTTTCAACAACTGCTGACCGATAACATTTACATCTACCGTCCCGGACGGCAGGGTTCGAATCATGAAGTGGTCGGCGTTCCTGAGGTGTTGGAAAAGTGGGGCCTCGAAAACGTTCGCCAGTTCATCGACATCTTGGGTTTGATGGGGGATGCCAGCGACAATATTCCCGGCATCAAAGGGATCGGGGAAAAGACGGCGCAGAAATTGATCGGCCAGTTTGGATCGATCGAAAACCTGTTGCAATCGACCGACAAGCTGAAAGGCAAGCAGCGCGAACGCGTCGAACAAGGGGCTGAAGACGCGATCCTTTCCAAGCGGCTGGCGACGATCCTGTTGGATGTCCCTCACCAGATCGATCTCGATTCGCTCAAGGCGAAGGAGTTCGATAAAGACCGGCTGAGCGAACTGTTTATGGAGTTGGAGTTCGAGACGTTTGGTAAACGGATGTTGGGCAAGTCGTTCTCGGTGGGTGCGACCAAAGCCAAGGTTGTCCGCGAAAAGCGGGAAGCCGAGATCCAGCAGCAATTGTTCTTCGACGAACCTGTCGACGAGAAAACGATTCACAACTCGCCGCACGAATACCACACTATCACGACCGCCGCGGAACGGGCCGATCTGGTCGAGAAGCTGATGGGGCAAAAGCGGATCTGTTTCGATACCGAAACGACGGGGCTGAACCCTCGCGAGGCGGAACCGTTGGGGCTGGCCTTTGCCATCGCGCCCAACGAAGCATATTACGTCGTCTGCGGCGAATCGGCTGAAGCGACAAATGAAGTCTTGGAGCAGTTTCGACCGGTCTTCGAAAACGAAGCGATCGAAAAGGTGGGGCACAACCTTAAATATGACATCTCGCTGTTGAAGTGGCAGGGAATCGAAGTCCGCGGCGCGTTGTTCGATACGATGCTGGCGCATTCGATGAAAGAACCCGAGATGCGCCATGGGCTCGATTATCTGGCGAAGCTGTATCTCGGCTACACGCCGATCCCGACCAGTGATCTGATTGGCCCCAAGGGAAAAGATCAGAAGAACATGCGCGACGTGCCGCTGGAACAGCTGGCCCAGTACGCTTGCGAAGATGCCGACGTCACCTGGCGGGTGAACGAGGTGCTGCGAGACGACATCGAGAAGCGAGGCGTCAGCCAGGTCTGTTACGAAGTCGAATGCCCGTTGATCCCTGTGCTGGTCGACATGGAATTCGAAGGGATCCGGTTGGATGTCGATTCTTTGGCTGTCTATTCCAAGCATCTCGAAGGGGAGATTGCCGATCTGACCGCTCGGATCCACTCCGCCGCCGGACGCGAGTTCAACATCGATTCGCCGAAGCAATTGGGCGTTGTGTTGTTCGAGGAGTTGCAGATCGACGACAAGCCGAAAAAGACGGCGACGGGGCAATATTCGACTCGCGAATCGGAACTGCTGCGGCTCTCGGGGCGGCACGAGATCGTTCAAGATATCCTCGATTACCGCAGCGCGGTCAAATTGAAGAGCACCTATGTCGACCAATTGCCTGCGGCGGTGAATCCGAAGACCGGCCGATTGCATACGCATTACAGCCAGACATGGACCGCTACGGGGCGGATGCAGTCGAACGATCCGAACCTGCAAACGATTCCGATCCGCAAGGCGCGAGGCAAAGAGATTCGCGCGGCGTTTGTGCCGCGCAACGACGACTATCTGATCCTCTCGGCCGATTATTCGCAGATCGAATTGCGGATCATGGCGGAATTGAGCCAAGACGCCGGGATGATCGAAGCCTTTACCAGCGGCGAAGACATCCATTCGGTTACCGCGTCGAAGGTCTACAAAGTCGATCTTGCCGACGTCACCCGCGAGATGCGCGACAAAGCCAAGACGGTGAACTTCGGCATCCTGTACGGCATCTCCGCCTTTGGGTTGCAGCAGCGGTTAAACATACCTCGCGGCGAAGCATCGGAGCTGATCGATAACTACTTCGAAAAGTATCCCGGCGTGCAGACCTATATCGACGCGACGATCGAGTTTGCCAAAGAGAACGGTTACGTCGTCACCAAGACCGGCCGCCGTCGGTATCTCCGCGACATCACGTCGCGAAATCATTCCGCTCGCACCGCGTCGGAGCGTTTGGCGATGAACAGCCCGATTCAGGGAACGGCCGCCGACATGTTGAAGCTGGCGATGATCAAGGTCCACGCGGCGCTGCGGGCGGCGGAGTTGAAGACCAAGATGCTGCTGACCGTTCACGATGAGATCGTCTTCGATCTGCACAAGTCGGAACAGGAGACGGCGATCCCGTTGATCGAAGAAGCGATGCGGACTGCGTTTCCGATGAGTGTGCCGATCGTGGTCGAAACGGGAGTCGGCAACAATTGGTTGGAAGCGCACTGA
- a CDS encoding Gfo/Idh/MocA family protein has product MGINAPLNRKLRMGMVGGGQGSFIGRVHSIAACLDNRAVVTAGALSSNPERSKASAPDYAISEDRAYGSYEDMLDAESKLPDDQRIDFVSITTPNHTHFEVALAAVEAGFNVVCDKPMTFDLAQAEQLAKAVDQSDVIFALSHNYTGYPLIRQAREMIANGDLGEIQAIRSNYIQGWLRTRLEDSDQKQAAWRTDPTKSGAAGCFGDIATHAYNLGRYMTGLLPEQISCHLKTFEPGRKLDDYGTAVIRYENGALGTVTASQISHGRENDVTIEIDGTKGALQWRQENPNEMIVRANGQPHKIYTRDPNAPHTTAGAAAACRLPSGHPEGFFEAFANVYASAFDAMVARAEGGPIERVNTVYPNVNDGVEGMYFIQQCVESSKQDAAWLPMKHERARR; this is encoded by the coding sequence ATGGGAATCAACGCACCGCTGAACCGAAAGCTGCGGATGGGGATGGTCGGAGGCGGCCAGGGATCATTCATTGGACGCGTGCATTCGATCGCGGCCTGCCTTGATAACCGCGCCGTCGTCACCGCCGGGGCGCTGTCGAGCAATCCCGAGCGGTCCAAAGCCTCGGCTCCCGATTATGCGATCAGCGAAGACCGAGCCTACGGTTCGTACGAGGACATGTTGGACGCCGAGAGCAAGTTGCCCGACGATCAACGGATCGATTTCGTCAGCATCACCACTCCCAACCACACTCACTTCGAAGTCGCACTGGCAGCTGTCGAAGCCGGCTTCAACGTCGTCTGCGACAAGCCGATGACGTTCGATCTTGCCCAAGCCGAACAGCTTGCCAAGGCGGTCGATCAAAGCGATGTGATCTTCGCCCTCTCCCACAACTACACCGGATATCCGCTGATCCGCCAAGCTCGCGAGATGATCGCCAACGGCGACCTCGGCGAGATCCAAGCGATCCGCAGCAACTACATCCAGGGCTGGCTGCGAACCCGCTTGGAAGACTCCGACCAAAAGCAAGCAGCTTGGCGGACCGATCCCACCAAAAGTGGAGCGGCTGGCTGCTTCGGCGACATCGCCACGCACGCCTACAACCTGGGCCGCTACATGACCGGGCTGCTGCCCGAACAGATCAGTTGCCATCTGAAGACGTTTGAACCGGGCCGCAAGCTGGACGATTACGGAACCGCCGTGATCCGTTACGAAAACGGAGCCCTGGGAACCGTCACCGCGTCGCAGATCAGCCACGGCCGCGAGAACGACGTCACGATCGAGATCGACGGGACCAAGGGAGCGTTGCAGTGGCGGCAAGAGAACCCGAACGAGATGATCGTTCGCGCCAACGGCCAGCCGCACAAGATCTACACCCGCGACCCGAACGCACCGCACACAACCGCCGGTGCGGCAGCGGCTTGCCGTTTGCCAAGCGGTCACCCCGAAGGCTTCTTCGAAGCGTTTGCCAACGTCTACGCATCGGCCTTCGACGCGATGGTCGCGCGAGCTGAAGGGGGCCCAATCGAACGGGTCAACACGGTCTACCCGAACGTCAACGATGG